The proteins below are encoded in one region of Equus przewalskii isolate Varuska chromosome 1, EquPr2, whole genome shotgun sequence:
- the LOC103555297 gene encoding olfactory receptor 13A1 isoform X2 yields MSNQTLVKEFILQGFSEHPEYHVLFFSCFLSLYSVALTSNILIILAITFDPGLHTPMYFFLFNLAIMDIICTSSIMPKALEGLISEESSISFGGCMVQLYFLTWAASSELLLLTVMAYDRYAAICYPLHYSTVMSKTSCNMLAAGVWVLCAFNTAIHTGLMLRLNFCGPNVITHFFCEVPPLLLLSCSSTYVNSIMIVLADAFYGMMSFLMTIVSYGFIISNILKMRTAEGKKKAFSTCSSHLIVVCMYYTAVFYAYISPVSSYSAEKSKLAGVLYTMVSPTLNPLIYTLRNKDVKAALRKLFLFFRN; encoded by the coding sequence ATGAGCAACCAGACTCTGGTAAAAGAATTTATCCTGCAGGGCTTTTCAGAGCACCCAGAATACCATGTGCTCTTTTTCAGCTGTTTCCTCTCCCTCTACTCTGTGGCCCTCACAAGCAATATCCTCATCATTTTGGCCATCACCTTCGACCCCGGGCTGCATACtcccatgtacttttttctcttcaACTTGGCTATTATGGACATCATCTGCACCTCCTCCATCATGCCCAAAGCACTTGAGGGTCTGATATCAGAGGAGAGCTCCATCTCCTTTGGGGGCTGCATGGTCCAGCTTTATTTCCTCACATGGGCTGCATCCTCTGAGCTGCTCCTCCTCACAGTCATGGCCTATGACCGGTATGCAGCTATCTGCTACCCCCTACATTACAGCACCGTAATGAGCAAGACCTCCTGCAACATGCTGGCTGCAGGTGTGTGGGTACTCTGTGCCTTCAACACGGCCATCCACACTGGGCTGATGCTGCGCTTGAATTTCTGTGGGCCCAATGTCATTACCCATTTCTTCTGTGAGGTCCCTCCTCTGTTACTTCTCTCCTGTAGCTCCACCTATGTGAACAGCATCATGATTGTCCTGGCTGATGCCTTTTATGGCATGATGAGCTTCCTGATGACCATTGTGTCATATGGCTTTATCATCTCTAACATCCTAAAGATGCGGACTgcagaggggaagaagaaagcctTCTCCACTTGCTCTTCCCACCTTATTGTGGTGTGCATGTATTACACTGCTGTCTTTTATGCCTACATAAGCCCTGTCTCCAGCTATAGTGCTGAGAAGAGCAAGCTGGCTGGGGTGCTGTACACCATGGtgagccctactctcaacccccTCATCTATACTTTGAGAAACAAGGACGTCAAAGCAGCCCTCAGGaagcttttcctcttcttcagaaATTAA